From the Streptomyces pluripotens genome, one window contains:
- the crgA gene encoding cell division protein CrgA: protein MPKSRIRKKADYTPPPAKQTAAIKLSSSAWVAPVMLAMFVIGLAWIVVFYVTDGSLPIDALDNWNIVIGFGFIAAGFGVSTQWK from the coding sequence GTGCCGAAGTCACGTATCCGCAAGAAGGCCGACTACACGCCGCCGCCGGCGAAGCAGACGGCGGCGATCAAGCTGAGCAGCAGTGCCTGGGTCGCGCCGGTCATGCTGGCCATGTTCGTCATCGGTCTGGCCTGGATCGTCGTCTTCTATGTGACCGACGGCTCACTGCCCATCGACGCGCTGGACAACTGGAACATCGTGATCGGATTCGGCTTCATTGCCGCCGGCTTCGGCGTGTCCACACAGTGGAAGTAA
- a CDS encoding DUF881 domain-containing protein: MSNSADSPGTESMGPVPGRTRFRPVRMLTAAVFALAGLIFFTSFDTAKGTDIRQDDSLLKLSDLIQQRSRKNKDLDESNAVLRDDVESFAERDGGSTEAQDQRLAGLEKRAGTQKLTGKAVTVTLNDAPPNATAKLPGYPEPQPDYLVIHQQDLQAVVNALWLGGAKGIKVMDQRLISTSAVRCVGNTLILQGRVYSPPYKITAVGDPGKLRQALAASKAIQTYMVYVNVYGLGWKVTEDGPVTLPGYSGTVDLHYAKPVE, encoded by the coding sequence TTGAGCAATTCTGCCGACTCTCCAGGGACGGAATCAATGGGTCCCGTCCCTGGCCGCACGCGCTTCCGCCCGGTGCGGATGCTCACGGCGGCCGTCTTCGCCCTCGCCGGGCTCATCTTCTTCACCAGCTTCGACACGGCCAAGGGTACGGACATCCGCCAGGACGACTCCCTGCTCAAGTTGTCCGACCTGATCCAGCAGCGCAGCCGCAAGAACAAGGACCTGGACGAGTCCAATGCGGTCCTGCGTGACGACGTGGAGTCGTTCGCCGAGCGCGACGGCGGCAGCACCGAAGCCCAGGATCAGCGGCTCGCCGGTCTGGAGAAGCGTGCCGGCACCCAGAAGCTGACCGGCAAGGCCGTCACGGTCACCCTCAACGACGCCCCGCCCAACGCCACCGCCAAGCTTCCCGGCTATCCCGAGCCCCAGCCCGATTACCTGGTCATCCACCAGCAGGATCTGCAGGCCGTGGTGAACGCCCTGTGGCTGGGCGGAGCCAAGGGCATCAAGGTCATGGACCAGCGGTTGATCTCCACCAGCGCCGTGCGCTGTGTGGGCAACACCCTGATCCTCCAGGGCCGCGTCTACTCGCCGCCGTACAAGATCACGGCGGTCGGGGACCCGGGCAAGCTGCGGCAGGCACTCGCGGCGAGCAAGGCGATCCAGACCTACATGGTGTACGTCAACGTCTACGGCCTCGGCTGGAAGGTCACCGAGGACGGGCCGGTGACTCTTCCCGGCTACTCGGGCACAGTGGACCTGCACTACGCGAAGCCAGTGGAGTAG
- a CDS encoding aminodeoxychorismate/anthranilate synthase component II, whose product MSARILVVDNYDSFVFNLVQYLYQLGAECEVLRNDEVSTAHAQDGFDGVLLSPGPGAPEQAGVCVDMVRHCAATEVPVFGVCLGMQSMQVAYGGVVDRAPELLHGKTSLVEHEGKGVFAGLPSPFTATRYHSLAAEPATVPSELEVTARTHDGIIMGLRHRELPVEGVQFHPESVLTEHGHRMLANWLAECGDPGAVARSAGLAPVVGRATA is encoded by the coding sequence GTGAGTGCGCGGATTCTCGTCGTCGACAACTACGACAGCTTCGTCTTCAACCTCGTTCAGTACCTGTACCAGCTGGGCGCCGAGTGCGAGGTGCTGCGCAACGACGAGGTGTCGACCGCCCACGCCCAGGACGGCTTCGACGGCGTGCTTCTCTCCCCCGGACCCGGGGCTCCGGAGCAGGCGGGCGTGTGCGTGGACATGGTCCGTCACTGCGCCGCCACCGAGGTGCCGGTCTTCGGGGTCTGCCTCGGCATGCAGTCGATGCAGGTGGCGTACGGCGGCGTGGTCGACCGTGCGCCCGAACTGCTGCACGGGAAGACCTCGCTGGTCGAGCACGAGGGCAAGGGCGTCTTCGCGGGTCTGCCCTCCCCCTTCACCGCGACCCGCTACCACTCCCTGGCCGCCGAGCCGGCGACGGTCCCCTCCGAGCTGGAAGTGACCGCCCGCACGCACGACGGCATCATCATGGGTCTGCGCCACCGCGAACTGCCCGTCGAAGGAGTTCAGTTCCATCCCGAGTCGGTGTTGACCGAGCACGGTCACCGAATGCTGGCCAACTGGCTGGCGGAGTGCGGTGACCCGGGTGCCGTGGCGAGGTCGGCGGGGCTCGCCCCGGTGGTGGGCAGGGCCACGGCGTGA
- a CDS encoding class E sortase, producing MTALRPEREDLSGGGGPPYESHGGAPDDDGGAGRRSGRHAGRREDPPTAPMPVITEEPGGPRGPQEPAGRRSPGSPVPPVPGGPGALLPSADEETMALRIPGPPPAGWQSPPIRASATPSAPPVTGTSPGGRAARRRAAKRRGGRHGGARETAEAAERPERARPSSPVAGRPLSRVEARRQARLRKPGPAVIASRVIGEAFITTGVLMLLFVTYQLWWTNVRAHAQAGNETHQLQDDWASGKRSPGVFTPGQGFAILHIPELDVVAPIAEGVSTSRVLDKGMVGHYGEAPLKTAMPGAKTGNFGLAAHRNTHGEPFRYINKLKPGDPVVVETQDTYFVYKVTSTLPVTPPSNTSVLDPVPRGSGFTKPGRYITLTTCTPEFTSKYRLIVWGKMVEERPRSEGKPDALIE from the coding sequence GTGACCGCCCTGCGCCCCGAGCGCGAGGACTTGTCCGGCGGTGGGGGGCCGCCGTACGAGTCCCACGGCGGTGCGCCGGACGACGATGGCGGTGCCGGACGCCGTTCCGGGCGGCATGCCGGGCGCCGGGAGGACCCGCCGACGGCCCCGATGCCGGTCATCACGGAGGAGCCGGGAGGCCCGAGGGGCCCGCAGGAGCCGGCCGGCCGGAGGAGTCCAGGAAGCCCGGTACCCCCCGTCCCCGGCGGCCCGGGCGCGCTGTTGCCCTCCGCCGACGAGGAGACGATGGCGCTGCGGATCCCCGGCCCGCCGCCCGCCGGCTGGCAGAGCCCGCCCATACGCGCCTCTGCGACTCCTTCTGCCCCTCCTGTCACAGGAACCTCACCCGGTGGCCGTGCGGCCCGCAGAAGGGCCGCCAAGCGGCGCGGCGGACGCCATGGTGGGGCCAGGGAGACCGCTGAGGCGGCTGAGAGGCCTGAGCGCGCGCGCCCTTCGTCGCCGGTGGCCGGGCGGCCGTTGTCCCGGGTGGAAGCCCGTCGGCAGGCGCGGCTGCGCAAGCCGGGCCCGGCCGTCATCGCGAGTCGGGTGATCGGCGAGGCGTTCATCACCACCGGCGTGCTGATGCTGCTGTTCGTGACCTACCAGCTGTGGTGGACGAACGTTCGCGCGCATGCGCAGGCCGGTAACGAGACCCACCAGCTCCAGGACGACTGGGCCAGCGGCAAGCGCAGTCCGGGGGTCTTCACGCCGGGCCAGGGCTTCGCCATCCTGCACATTCCCGAGCTGGACGTGGTGGCGCCCATCGCCGAGGGCGTCAGCACCAGCAGGGTGCTCGACAAGGGCATGGTCGGGCACTACGGCGAAGCCCCGCTGAAGACCGCGATGCCCGGGGCGAAGACCGGCAACTTCGGGCTGGCGGCCCACCGCAATACCCACGGTGAGCCGTTTCGCTACATCAACAAGCTCAAGCCCGGCGACCCCGTGGTGGTCGAGACACAGGACACCTACTTCGTCTACAAGGTGACCTCGACCCTTCCGGTGACGCCGCCGTCCAATACCAGTGTGCTGGACCCCGTCCCCAGGGGTTCCGGCTTCACCAAGCCCGGCCGCTACATCACCCTCACCACCTGTACGCCGGAGTTCACCAGCAAGTACCGGCTGATCGTCTGGGGCAAGATGGTCGAGGAGCGCCCGCGCAGCGAGGGCAAGCCGGACGCGCTCATCGAATAG
- a CDS encoding class E sortase has product MRAIVRTASELCITVGTLIVLFVAYVLFWTGVRADGAMHDQIDQLHRQWAQGGVRSSDAPERQTVVVKKPAPYHYGRAFAIMYIPRLGSRWNKPVLEGTGRDVLAKGLAHYRGTARLGGKGNFAVAGHRRTYGDPLKDFPELRPGDAVVLTDGTTWFTYRIDKGPYRTVPTDIGVIDPVPRESGYTRSGRYLTLTTCDPEWGHSHRLIVWAHLDSTQPVEAGEPKALRR; this is encoded by the coding sequence GTGCGCGCGATCGTCCGGACCGCCAGCGAACTGTGCATCACCGTCGGCACCTTGATCGTGCTGTTCGTCGCCTATGTACTGTTCTGGACGGGGGTACGGGCCGACGGTGCCATGCATGACCAGATCGACCAGTTGCACCGGCAGTGGGCGCAGGGTGGCGTGCGGTCGTCCGACGCCCCTGAAAGGCAGACCGTGGTCGTGAAGAAGCCGGCGCCGTACCACTACGGCAGGGCCTTCGCGATCATGTACATCCCGCGGCTCGGTTCCAGGTGGAACAAACCGGTGCTGGAGGGGACCGGGCGGGACGTGTTGGCGAAGGGTCTCGCCCACTACCGGGGAACCGCACGGCTCGGCGGGAAGGGCAACTTCGCGGTGGCCGGGCACCGGCGGACGTACGGGGACCCGCTCAAGGACTTTCCCGAGCTCCGGCCCGGGGACGCCGTGGTCCTCACGGACGGGACGACCTGGTTCACGTACCGGATCGACAAAGGGCCCTACCGAACCGTTCCGACGGACATCGGGGTGATCGACCCCGTGCCACGTGAGTCCGGGTACACGCGTTCGGGCCGGTACCTCACGCTGACCACGTGCGACCCGGAGTGGGGTCACAGCCACCGACTGATCGTCTGGGCGCATCTGGACTCCACACAGCCTGTGGAGGCAGGCGAACCGAAGGCTCTGCGCCGTTAG